The sequence CACTATCTCCGCCTTCAAACTGTGGCCCAATTTTGACACTAAGTTTTGCATGAGTTAAAGGTGGGGCCCTGAGTTTCTTATGGTTTCAACTCAAGTGAAACATTTTTAAATGTGTAAAGTCAGTAAGCGAATATTCAGGCCAGGAATTTCTTCAAGGCTCTTCCGATTGGCGGCCGTGACTGACGAAGAACCTGGGTAGATACAGAAATAAGGTTTCTGCCAAACCTACAACAAATGATCAACAGAACACCTGAGGAAACTCCTGGCGTAAAGTACTTTGTGAATGGGGCCATCAATTTTCAATGATTTGCGATGCAGTTTACTGTTCTATAAAGCAGAATATTTGGTCCCATTATAAGCAGCTCTATATAAAAGTTGTCAAAATGATCTTTGTTTTCATCAGATTGTATTGATGACACTTCTGATAAAAATATACAACTTGATGGGTGTTAAATTTTCATATTTACACTTTGTGTATCCTCTAGTTCAGAATCTTAAGTTTATTTGTACCTATGtatttaggaattaggaattACAGCCAATATCACGCCCGGGTGCAATCATCACTTCAGCATTTGTCATTTTGCACACAAACTCGGAGTATCTATAGAAGCTGTGGGAAACCAGGAAACAGTCAACTCATTACGCCGGAAATCATGTAATTCACTCAGGCATCAGCTCTGAGTCATTTTTGTGTGTGTCACTATTTCATCTAACCCTTTTCTTGCCTGTACAAGCAGATCTTCTATAACATCGTTTGAGGTAAACTGGAGGACATTGACAGGAGCATATACCATGTAACATGCAATGCATTATTTTCTGTCAAAGTTGGGATATTTTAACCTGGTCTGCCCCTTTAAGCCCATAAGCCAAATGTTTTAATGGCCATAACGTGAGGTTAATAAGTGGTTACACACTGTTGGTGAACCAAGTGTGTAGCTGATTATAAACTACACTATAGTTTTTACCCATTGAGGTTGGCTGGTTACTAAGGCCACAAGAAACCAGCAATAAATTACTGCCtttcttcagccattttttgaaaTTGCACTTGGCTCATTGGGAAGTCATTTATCTGTTCGATGGGATTATTGGCTCATAAAATGGCAAAATAATCCCAATCAGGTCACATTACATTCATTTTACACGAGCAATGCTGTCAAGTGTGACAGGATATGTTAGATGCAAGAATACATGAATAGCAAGAATTTTTTTTATGCTGTGCGATGCCGAGGGATAATAATGATGCTTGCCCTTCTTCTGGGTTCAAATCACTCTCTATTGTCTGGTTTTACTGCACAGTTTCATCCCTCGGTATTATCTGCTGCACCAACAAAGTGTTTGATGCTGGAATTTAATCTCTTACTCATGATGTGGCTGTTTTCATCAAGGACTGATCAGCTCATCATTGCGTTTTCTGCCTTTTCACAGGTCTCGCTGCCATGACTTTTTCTTTGTCCACTGTTCTGTTTTGATGCAGCGTGATGCCCTTCAGCAATGAGGGTTTAATCCGTTGGGCCACAGCCCAGGTCCAAAGACACTGTTCGATTCTGTGAGGGGTCCAGTCCTTCACCAAATCATCTGTAAAAGGTGAACCCATAATAGTGTATGTGATCCTGATctttataaatggaggcataGCATACACCAGCTTGGAAGTTATGGTAAACTTATATAAAAGGTGAACCCTCCATTACCTCATGGAAAAACCAAGTATTGTCATGTCACATTACAGTGTAGCACAGGCCATCACTGCATAATGCATTCCCTTCTAATAGAACTACACCATTGGGTACGGCATGTCTCAAAACAGAAGGTATAAAACCTCACACCAAgaggtgaatttttaaaaattcatttatgggatgtgggcgccgctggctaggccagcatttattgcctatccttaaatgctcttgagaaggtggtggtgagctgcctacttgaactgctgcagtccatgtggtgtaggtacaaccacagtgctgttagggagggagttctatgattttgacccagcgacagtgaaggaatggagatatgtttccaagtcaggattatgAGAATGGATGTTCTTTAATATTTTGGGAAATATTGTGTTTTCTGTAAGGAAGGCTGGGtgtctgtgcgtgtatgtatgatttaattaaactGGGCAGAGTTTGATAAGAGTCAGTTTGTCTAGggagtttaaaacatgaaaagaataggttagatctagcatttgcatttttagataagttgagagtttgtttgaatatcaaggggaatcAGAGGTGacagaaacatgtttgcatcttgcaggagttcaataggtaaatagtagtggggGTATTATATTTTATTCACCCAAaaacaaagacaagatggaaacatgaaagatcttatatttggaagggtttgagtttcacagaggtgtgagaacaatggaacggAGATGAAAAGGGAAAAAGTATATtggagttactgtggatagcAGCTGCCGTTTGAGCTGTTAAGCTATAGCTGGAGTTCTGGGTtgggagaggatgcagtttgaatcacccatccagtcaagctagaaaagtcttgggctgcagtaagcagttttattctgaatggaTTCCATCGCAGGGTGGAAGAGAGTAAAGGTCATGCGGTATGCCTTtactgaagctacagcagtttgccttgtgtaatattactggatttcagaGTAGACATCTATAATGGAGTGTTCCCTGAGTGCGTTCATGGGTTTCATCAAGTAGAGGAGTTTTGAGGGAATGTTTTATAAGGCTAACCTTAATTGTGCAACtgcaatcttgtgtgcttaaattttcttttatttttgttcataAAACTtccacttttaattttttaaatcccaaaagtgttactggacctcttactgctgagattggtGCGTTTTCTTCTtggtttcagaatacaaaaaaaaattatggcccgtaagccaagtttctctctgggatttgctttgcgcagcaattaacaccagctgtgggcataacaggatggcgagtggcttggaggggagcttccaggtggtggtgttcctatgtgtcggCTGCccttggtccttctagatggtagtggtggaaggtgctgtctaaggttacttggtgagtttctgcagtgcatcttgtagatggtacacactgctgctactgtgcttcggtgatggagagagtgaatgtttgcggtATTGCTatcgatcaagtgggctgctttgtcctggatggtgttcagcttcttgagtgttactggagctgaactcatccaggcaagtggagagtattccatcgcactcctgacttgtgacttgtagatggtggacaggctttggggagtcaggaagtaggTTACGTGCCACAAgactcctagtctctgacctgcacttgtagccacagtatttatatggctagtccagttcagttttgaaggtaaccccccaggatgttgatagtgagggattcactgatggtaatgccattgaatgtcaaggggcaatggttagattctctcttgttggagatgggcattgcctgacacttgtgtgacgccAATGTTAATTgacacttgttagcccaagcctggatattgtccaggtcttgctgcatttggacatgggttgcttcagcatctgaggagtcgtgaatggtgctgaatgttgtgcaatcatcagcaaacatccccacttctgactttatgatggaaggaaggtcattgatgaagcagctgaaggtggttgggcctaggacactaccctgaggaactcctgtagtgatgtcctggagctgagatgactgacctctaacaaccacaatcatcttcctttgtgctaggtatgactccaaccagtggagagttttcctctgattcccattgactccagtttggctagggctccttgatgccacactcgatcaaatgctgccttgatgtcaacggcagtcactctcaccctcccgaAATCTTATTAAGTCAATGGTTTCTACTGTACATATAATGCAAACTCTTATTTACTTCCTGTTATCCTGTGGAATTATGGTAGATTTATCTGTGAAGGATCCCCTGTTTGGAAAAttggaaggacattgaattttggacaaTCTTTCCCCcaatttgattttaaaagtctaCAAGTTTAATTCTGGGCTGTGAAcatgctatttaaaaaaaacacacaggtCAACAGCTAGATGTCTGGCTGGATCACCTCGTGAGAGAAGAGTTACTTTGTTCATCTGAGTTAAAGAAGAACTGTTGTTGCCAGGCTAGGGACTCTTGCGGATTGCTTGAAAGCAAGTGGCCTGAGAGAAGTATTCTTTGAACATTTTATCCTTCtgaagtcagagtgtgtgtgtgccttgacAGCAGGTTGCAAAAggaagactctctcactctctgtccctattgTGTAACAGGCAGTTCAGAGTAAGTTAAGCCTCAGTCAGAAAATTCTCATCGGAATAACTCATTTGTGTTTTGAAAGTCTGCAAGTTGTGACCAGTGAGTTATCAAAGACAGTGTGTCACCAAGGATCCATCTGAAAGGTCTTCCAGATCCACAGTGATcagaattctgttagatcaacagAATGAAGACCTTTttgaactttatcctttttaAAAATGCTCCTATACTCCAGCCACTGCAAAGACAGTGTTTGTTTTGTCCtctcctgtgtttgtgtgtgagtgtaagggcGTTGGGATATCTGTTTTGTAAAAAAAGGGGGAATTGTTACACTTCCAAATTACAAACTGCACGTTAACTGGTTTtgcaacttgtttttaaaaatgttgttttataataaatcaagaATTTTgtatttattgaaagaagcctgtttAAAGTATTTTTATGCTGGGTATAGCagcaaaggtaaataattggccagattggtgAGGGAATTAAACATTCAAACTATTGTTTCGACTTGTGGAGAAGTGGGGCTGGAATTGACCGCGCTCGTCTCCCATCACAGTCCAAAACAGTTGTAATCTTCATCCATTACTTTTATAAACACCACTTACTCTGTAAATCTAGAAATGGTAGAAAACTTATTATTGGCGATTTCTTTCCCTTACTTTGTCCAAGGTGTCATCTGAGTTGTCtgagtgagaaagaagctgatagGACAGCTTGCTCAAACTAGCCCTGAAAATGTgttcagaatcatagaatagagcagtgcagaaggccatttagcctctTACAACAATCCAGTTAgctccattcccctgctctttccccatatccctaaatttttttcatgtatttatccaattcccttttcaaccTGTATCCACCACCCTATCATTCCAAATCCTAAATGCCTGTTGAAAAGTTTTTCCTTGTGtcacctctgcttcttttgctaatcaccttaaatctgtgctctgttGTTAATGGCCCTTCAGCCATTtgaaatttctcttcatttatTCTACTTAAATTTAACTCTATCTTCATGAATTTAACctcttctatcaaatctcctcttagctttctctgttctaaggagagcaaccccagcttctccagtctgtccATATAACTGCAATTCCTCATTCCTTGAAACATTCTAGTGAATTTCTTCCGTACCCTCTCCAAAGTCTTTGTTACCGTCTTAAAGTGTGATGCCTAGATttagacacagtactccagagggAGCCAAACTAATGTCTAACATAGGTTTACCATCGCTTCCAATCTGTTGCCTTCTATGTCTCCATTTCTGAAGAGCACTTTCTTAAttgctttgttaacctgtcctgccaccttcaaatatTTTGTGTACAAATACTCCAAGGTCTCCTTAGTCTAcactccctttaaaattgtaccatttagcttgaattgtctctcctcattcttcctaccaaaatgtaacaCTTCACTTTTCTGCACAGCAAGAGAacaaggatgaaggtatcgaactcggggagagagactgcgaggttcttgagcaaattgatacggggagccaccacattataggaaggatgtgattgcactggagggggtgcagaggagattcaccaggatgttgcctgggatgaaacatttaagttatgaagagaggttggatagacttgggttgtttttgttggagcagagaagactgaggggcgacctgatcgaggtgtacaagattatgaggggcatggacagggtggatagggagcagctgttacccttagttgaagggtcagtcacgtggggacaagttcaaggtgaggggcaggaggtttagtggggatgtgaggaaaacctttttacccagagggtggtgacggtctggaatgcactgcctgggagggtggtggaggcgggttgcctcacatcctttaaaaagtacctggatgagcacttggcacgtcataacattcaatgctatgggccaagtgctgataagtgggattaggtaggtaggtcaggtgtttctcacatgtcggtgcagacttgatggaccaaagggcctcttctgcattcttgtgattctgtgaatttcatttgccacgtgtgtgcccattccatcagcctgtTTACGTTCTCTTGAAGTCGATCACTATCTTCCTCATGGTTTGTTACACACTTCCAAGTTTAGTGTCAAGTGCAAAGTCCAAAATTGTGCCCTATAGCTCACAGCTCAAGTTATTGGCATATTAAAAATAACAGTGGTCCCACTACTGAACTCTGGGTGTCTTAACCATATACCTTCTTCCAGTCCTCAAATCAGCCATTCATCacaactctgttttctatcccttaGCCAATTACATATTCAttctgctactgccccttttattccatgatcttAAATTTTGCTAATAAGCCTAAcctgtggtactttgtcaaacaccTTTAGAAAGTCCAGATACACAATTGAAAATGCAATTGGCTGTTCTATGATACAAGCCTACTGCAGTAGTAGGTTCCAAGCTTAGCCCCACTTTTCCCAAATGGATCATTTAATTCAATAAAACCATAGTATCGTATTTGGGCAAGCTGGACCTGTCAAGGATGTGGCTAAAGAAAGATAGAGCCTGTATTTATTGAACACATCTCACAACCTCAGGAAGTTGGAAAGTTCTTCAcaggcaatgaattacttttgaagtgcagtcactgttgtacaaTGGAGAAACAGCATCTATACACTGAACAAAATTTGAAACAAAGAAGTATCAATTTCAGCACCAAGCAGATTGACTTCACGTAAGGCTCCCTTGCTTACTTTACCACAGTACAACAGCCTGCTCCCAACTTTTATTCAACCATCAAACTCTTTCACTGGTCCCTGTACTCGCCCTACATACAAAGTAGGGCCCTTGCAAGAGAATGCCTTTAATGCATTGCTTAAAGTGATCAGTAAGCACATTGCCCTGTTCAGGCCAGTATGTGCAACGTTAACTGCTGGCATATTCTCAGCATTATTACATTAACACACCAGCAGGATTTCCTTTGGCGCATAGCAAGTGAAGAAAGTGTACAGCTGCGAAAATAGGAGAAACTTACTCTTGTTGAGTTGCtttgcacactccctcactttaTCCAAGTATAGGATGTAGTGTTTAAGTGTGTACTTGATGGGTACCAAGCCTGGGATTGATTCCACTGCTTCATCAGCCATGAACGCAGCTTCTTGAGGAACACCAGCCACAAGAACAGCTAAGCATTATTGAGAGAAAAGTTTTCATTAGAATACAAACGTATTGCATGAAAAAGTAATGCAAGTAATCAGACAATTGTTTTCTTTTCTACCTGATGCAGTAGCAGGTCCTACAGCTTTCAGCTTACTGATCTCTGTGATTGCAGCTGAGATGTCAGGAAGCAGCTTGAAAGCCTTCCGTGtgcaggcctccacagtgtcaCTGGAATTACTCATTACCATCTGCTGCAGTGTTGGGCGGAACTTGCCTCTCTACGGTTAtagagaaaggaaagggagagaaaaatcaaattaaaatggaGTCAAGTTGAATGATTTCATTTGCGCTTAAAGATtttaaagtaaataaataaataattgggTCACCGCTTGGACCATTACACTGCCAACTATATCTATAGGCAACACAGGTTCCCATTCTGGTAACATTACACCCATACGGTACattcccctttaaggcaatgtgACATTCTGGGACACTACATGTTCCTTTACTCCACTTGCCCTCCTATTTCTACATACTTAAGATCCGTTGGATACTCTTCTAAGTATTCTAGCACAACCAGCTTATCTCTTTTATGAAGATATACTGGCATATCACAAGAATGGTAGGTCTAGTTCCAAGGTACAATATCTGAATGTGAAGATATTTCAGGCTCTTGTGCATTTTTATACTGTGGAGAATAGCATTCTGTAGCAGACTGCGACGCACTAGGAGAATGGGCCAAAGTCTGGTTAATGGTGTTCAACCAAGAAAAGGTTACATGAAGAGAACGGAAATGAGTTGAGAGAGAACAGGATTTTACCGATACAGAACATAGTTCTCTAAAGGTGTATGATCAGTGCCAAGAAGCCATAGCCAAAGCAAATAGGGTATAGGATTGCAATACCTGGACGATTCGATATAGAACAGAAGAAACTATTTTGTCACTGTACAAGACTTTGGTTAGACTGCATTTGGAATATTGCACCCAGTTTTGGTTACCTCAATCATTGGATGATGCAGAGACTTTGAAAAAGGTTCAGGAGGAGGGCCACTAAAATGATTCCTAGCTTTAAAAAAATCTTAAGTACCGAAAATAAGTTGAAAAAGCTGGGTCTATTTATGTTAAGGTATAAAACAGTCAAAGCAGTAGACTGTATTCTGATAAGATGGATTAGGGGAGACTGGTGTTCATCCACAAAAATTATGCAAGGATAAGGCCAGATTACTTTAGACAGTTATTTTTTCCCCAGAGAAAAGCAAACCCATGTAATAAATTGTTCACTTGCTGCAACCTTTCAAAAGGGAGCTGGACTAGTTCCTGGTTGAGGAAAGGGATTACATTTAATAAAGAGGAATGTGAAATACCAGGTAATACAAGAAGGGTCAATGTGGTTTCCTGGCCCTGTAGTTGACTGCCAGAAGGATTTTCCAGATTTTGTTCCATTATTGTACTTGGGTTTTTATTTGGTTCCTCCCTGGAGATTACTTGGCTTCtggaggggctgggggaaggAGGTATCTAATTATGATGCTTCATCTATCAAGAATCTGTAGGGCACGTTTGCTGGATGAGTTTTTTTTCCCTATCTGTCACGTTTGTAGTACCAGGATCGACTCCAATGAGTAAACTCCAGGCATTGTCacactgtct is a genomic window of Carcharodon carcharias isolate sCarCar2 chromosome 15, sCarCar2.pri, whole genome shotgun sequence containing:
- the zgc:112496 gene encoding uncharacterized protein zgc:112496 → MCGELYNCKDPAVWKSVFALYGDVVEAKTTASKGGKARKLAALDKWYQEELPGAVCSRAEKYLTHAELIQLMEWKLTRGKFRPTLQQMVMSNSSDTVEACTRKAFKLLPDISAAITEISKLKAVGPATASAVLVAGVPQEAAFMADEAVESIPGLVPIKYTLKHYILYLDKVRECAKQLNKNDLVKDWTPHRIEQCLWTWAVAQRIKPSLLKGITLHQNRTVDKEKVMAARPVKRQKTQ